The following coding sequences lie in one Mycoplasma tauri genomic window:
- the rplB gene encoding 50S ribosomal protein L2 encodes MAIKHYKPVTNGRRNMSSLDHSKNLSGHAPEKSLMVILKKHAGRNNQGKITVRHHGGRVKRYYRIIDFKRNKDDIPAIVKTIEYDPNRSANICLLAYADGEKRYMLAPEGIKVGQTVISGTNADILVGNCLPLSHIPEGTFVHNIEMQPGGGGLIARSAGTSAQILGKDDDGKYVVLRLKSGETRRILARCRATIGSVGNEDHLLVQLGKAGISRHLGVRPTVRGSVMNPIDHPHGGGEGRQPIGRKAPLTPWGKKALGVKTRKTKKSSTKLILRRRKDNK; translated from the coding sequence ATGGCAATAAAACATTACAAGCCAGTTACAAATGGTCGTCGTAATATGTCATCTCTTGATCATTCAAAAAACCTATCAGGACATGCTCCTGAAAAGTCATTGATGGTAATTTTAAAGAAACACGCAGGTCGTAACAACCAAGGTAAAATTACTGTTAGACATCACGGTGGAAGAGTTAAGAGATACTACAGAATTATTGACTTCAAACGTAACAAAGATGATATTCCAGCTATTGTTAAAACAATTGAATATGATCCAAATAGATCAGCAAACATTTGTTTATTAGCATATGCTGATGGAGAAAAAAGATATATGTTAGCACCTGAAGGAATTAAAGTTGGGCAAACTGTTATTTCAGGAACTAATGCAGATATTCTTGTTGGTAACTGTTTACCACTATCACACATTCCAGAAGGTACATTTGTACACAATATTGAAATGCAACCTGGTGGTGGTGGATTAATCGCAAGAAGTGCTGGTACATCAGCACAAATCTTAGGTAAGGATGACGATGGAAAATATGTTGTTTTACGTCTAAAATCAGGTGAAACAAGAAGAATTTTAGCTCGTTGTCGTGCAACAATTGGATCAGTAGGTAATGAAGATCACTTACTTGTTCAATTAGGTAAAGCAGGTATTAGTAGACACCTTGGTGTACGTCCTACAGTACGTGGTTCTGTAATGAACCCTATCGATCACCCACATGGTGGTGGTGAAGGTAGACAACCAATTGGTAGAAAAGCTCCACTTACTCCATGAGGCAAGAAAGCTCTTGGTGTTAAAACTAGAAAAACTAAGAAATCTTCAACAAAATTAATTTTAAGAAGAAGAAAGGATAACAAATAA
- the rplP gene encoding 50S ribosomal protein L16 has protein sequence MLQPKRTKYRKPFVVRHDKRKAHKGNTVEFGQWGLQAVTSAWVDARQIESARIAITRRMGREGQVIIRLFPHFSKTSKPIGVRMGSGKGSPEKWYCAVKVNTMMFEVSGVAEDVARDALRLGGHKLPVSWKIVAKNEGSQE, from the coding sequence ATGCTTCAACCAAAAAGAACTAAATACCGTAAGCCATTTGTAGTGCGTCATGATAAAAGAAAAGCTCACAAAGGTAATACTGTTGAATTCGGTCAATGAGGTTTACAAGCTGTTACATCAGCATGAGTAGATGCTCGTCAAATCGAATCAGCACGTATAGCTATCACCCGTAGAATGGGTCGTGAAGGTCAAGTTATTATTAGACTTTTCCCTCACTTTTCAAAAACATCAAAACCTATTGGTGTTCGTATGGGTTCTGGTAAAGGTTCACCAGAAAAATGATACTGTGCAGTTAAAGTTAACACAATGATGTTTGAAGTTTCAGGTGTTGCTGAAGATGTTGCACGTGATGCCCTTAGATTAGGTGGTCACAAATTACCAGTTTCATGAAAAATTGTTGCTAAAAATGAAGGGAGTCAAGAATAA
- a CDS encoding pseudouridine synthase: MKKIRIEKYIGDLTSLTRSEIKEKIKNKAIKINEKIINKSCQIDTSKDSVYLDGELLKYEQFQYYIFNKPSGFVCANYDSRDATIFDILPLSREKFFSYGRLDKDTEGLLLISNDGNFGHQLLSPKNKIPKKYFVKVAQSIDNNEIMQNKMPIIIDKDFIIDNYIYEKIDKKSCFITIYEGKFHQVKKMFGSIGNSVEYLKRVQFGSLKLDASLKLSQIRKLTKDEIQMLKQDIINNKKSN; this comes from the coding sequence ATGAAAAAAATAAGAATTGAGAAATATATTGGTGATTTAACTTCCCTAACAAGAAGTGAAATAAAAGAAAAAATCAAGAATAAAGCTATAAAAATAAATGAAAAGATTATTAACAAAAGTTGTCAAATTGATACTAGCAAAGATAGTGTTTATTTGGATGGGGAGCTCTTAAAATACGAACAATTTCAGTATTATATATTTAATAAACCTAGTGGGTTTGTTTGTGCTAATTACGATAGCAGAGATGCTACAATTTTTGATATATTACCTCTTTCCAGAGAAAAATTTTTTTCATATGGCAGGCTTGATAAAGATACTGAAGGATTACTGTTGATAAGTAATGATGGCAATTTTGGACATCAATTATTAAGCCCTAAAAATAAAATACCAAAAAAATATTTTGTTAAAGTTGCACAATCTATTGATAATAATGAAATAATGCAGAATAAAATGCCTATTATTATTGACAAAGACTTTATAATTGATAATTATATTTATGAGAAAATTGACAAAAAGAGCTGTTTTATAACTATATACGAAGGAAAATTTCACCAAGTAAAGAAAATGTTTGGCTCTATAGGAAATTCAGTTGAATATCTTAAGAGAGTACAATTCGGTTCATTGAAACTAGATGCTTCACTTAAATTATCACAAATTAGAAAACTTACAAAAGATGAAATACAAATGCTTAAGCAAGACATTATTAATAATAAAAAAAGTAACTAA
- the rpsC gene encoding 30S ribosomal protein S3 — MGQKVNPNGFRYGVSKEINSVWFAEKKTYGETLVLDAKIYKFFDKLVRKYQIGNVSIKRNQAQKVTVNLRSAQPAKLLGENGSNIEKLTKDLHKYLKNKSLDINLQVTLLKQPELNAKLAAEAIAQKLENRESFRVAQKLVINDALRAGAKGIKTQVSGRLNGVDMARAEGYSRGEMRLHTLRQDVDYARATAKTIYGAIGVKVWISKGEILEGVKEDASTKKN; from the coding sequence ATGGGACAAAAGGTCAATCCAAATGGTTTCCGTTATGGAGTTTCTAAAGAAATTAACTCTGTATGATTTGCAGAAAAGAAAACTTATGGTGAAACATTAGTTCTTGATGCAAAAATTTACAAGTTCTTTGATAAATTAGTTAGAAAATACCAAATTGGTAATGTGTCAATTAAAAGAAATCAAGCACAAAAAGTTACAGTTAACCTTAGAAGTGCTCAACCTGCTAAATTACTTGGAGAAAATGGCTCAAATATTGAAAAACTTACCAAAGATTTACATAAATATTTAAAAAACAAATCACTTGATATTAATTTACAAGTTACTCTTTTAAAACAACCAGAATTAAACGCAAAATTAGCTGCAGAAGCTATTGCTCAAAAACTTGAAAACCGTGAAAGTTTTCGTGTTGCTCAAAAATTAGTAATTAATGATGCACTTAGAGCAGGAGCAAAAGGAATTAAAACTCAAGTTTCAGGTCGTTTAAATGGTGTTGATATGGCTAGAGCAGAAGGCTACAGCCGTGGCGAAATGAGATTACATACATTAAGACAAGATGTTGATTATGCAAGAGCAACAGCTAAAACCATTTATGGTGCAATCGGTGTTAAAGTATGAATTTCAAAAGGTGAAATATTGGAAGGGGTAAAAGAAGATGCTTCAACCAAAAAGAACTAA
- the rplD gene encoding 50S ribosomal protein L4 yields the protein MAKMEKELKASTTKKSSSTSTKSTTSKKVTKAEEKAQVAKTKTAIKKATEVSSVKKSAAQAKAEKVTSETIEKAKKDASKAKRTMSKVTTTSPKVKANASTSRTRGMQTKDFEKVIVLDFDTKSLNKTLFASEKIYSQAIFDTIISDRAAQRQGTHDVKSRAEVRGGGKKPWRQKGTGRARAGSTRSPIWVGGGRAFGPTPERNYKLKVNKKVRFNAFVSALTLLAQNKAVIVDDFKLNKISTKEAANKLASLKIENLKHILIVTNDEIIYKSVANLPNVTCVRPTSVSVENLVWADVLVLSKEGLSNFEGRIK from the coding sequence ATGGCTAAAATGGAAAAAGAATTAAAAGCTTCTACAACAAAGAAGTCATCATCTACTTCTACAAAATCAACAACATCTAAAAAAGTAACAAAAGCTGAAGAAAAGGCACAAGTTGCTAAAACTAAAACAGCTATAAAGAAAGCAACTGAAGTTTCATCAGTTAAAAAATCAGCAGCACAAGCTAAAGCAGAAAAAGTAACATCTGAAACAATAGAAAAAGCAAAAAAAGATGCTTCAAAAGCTAAAAGAACAATGAGTAAAGTTACAACTACAAGTCCTAAAGTTAAAGCGAATGCTTCAACTTCTAGAACTCGTGGCATGCAAACTAAAGACTTTGAAAAAGTTATAGTTCTTGATTTTGATACAAAATCTCTTAACAAAACACTTTTTGCATCAGAAAAAATCTATTCTCAAGCAATTTTTGACACAATTATTTCTGATAGAGCAGCACAACGTCAAGGCACACATGATGTTAAAAGCCGTGCTGAAGTAAGAGGTGGTGGTAAAAAACCTTGAAGACAAAAAGGTACAGGTAGAGCTCGTGCTGGTTCAACTAGATCGCCAATATGAGTAGGTGGTGGTAGAGCATTTGGTCCTACACCTGAAAGAAATTACAAACTTAAAGTTAATAAAAAAGTTCGTTTCAATGCATTTGTATCAGCGCTTACATTGTTAGCTCAAAATAAAGCTGTTATTGTAGATGATTTTAAATTAAACAAAATTTCAACTAAAGAAGCTGCAAATAAATTAGCAAGCTTAAAAATTGAAAATTTAAAGCACATTCTTATTGTTACAAATGACGAAATTATCTATAAATCAGTAGCAAACTTACCAAATGTTACATGTGTAAGACCTACATCTGTATCAGTTGAAAACTTAGTTTGAGCAGATGTTTTGGTATTATCAAAAGAAGGTTTAAGCAACTTTGAAGGGAGAATTAAATAA
- the rpsS gene encoding 30S ribosomal protein S19 — MARSLKKGPFADESLLKKVDAIVEGKAPKKPIKTWSRRSTIFPSFIGLTFQVHNGRQFIDVYVTDDMVGHKLGEFVPTRTYSGHGADKGKKK; from the coding sequence ATGGCTCGTAGTCTTAAAAAAGGCCCTTTCGCTGACGAAAGCTTACTTAAAAAAGTAGATGCTATTGTTGAAGGAAAAGCTCCTAAAAAACCTATTAAAACTTGATCAAGACGTTCAACAATTTTCCCAAGTTTTATCGGTTTAACATTCCAAGTTCACAATGGTCGTCAATTTATTGATGTTTATGTGACAGATGACATGGTTGGTCATAAATTAGGAGAATTTGTTCCTACAAGAACATATTCAGGTCATGGCGCTGATAAAGGTAAGAAGAAATAA
- a CDS encoding M42 family metallopeptidase: MSKYTEIKNKLKKYMEIEAMSRYESPVAELLVKNTKSDNFKHYKDGFGSQIIFKKSKITNAPKVMIAAHMDEVGFLVRNIEDNGNLLLSSVGGIWPVAVIGTKAKVTTNKDNKSIYGIFGHTSIHILEAEKRTKVPTEKEMFVDCGFKSKSEAEEFGIEVGDRVYMSGEYLEMPNNLVAGKAMDNRAGVTVIDMLANKIKDIELMNDVYIVGSVQEEVGSRGAKTSVSIINPDVAFAIDTGASHDTTGCIKGVPKLGNGVALLIQDRAVITDPKLVEMLVEIAQKNNIPAYKYIAEGGGTDGAVLQYGQGGVPTITLSIPQRYLHSPIGVCSLVDIQATLDLIYEFLVAFNFEKLNELKK, from the coding sequence ATGTCAAAATATACTGAAATAAAAAATAAATTAAAAAAATACATGGAAATAGAGGCTATGTCTAGATATGAATCACCTGTTGCTGAATTGTTAGTTAAAAATACTAAAAGTGATAATTTTAAACATTATAAGGATGGTTTTGGCTCTCAAATTATTTTCAAGAAATCTAAAATTACTAATGCACCAAAGGTTATGATAGCTGCGCACATGGATGAAGTTGGTTTTTTAGTTAGAAATATTGAAGATAATGGAAATTTATTATTATCATCAGTAGGGGGAATTTGACCCGTAGCTGTAATAGGAACAAAAGCGAAAGTAACTACAAATAAGGATAATAAGTCAATTTATGGTATTTTTGGACACACATCAATTCATATTTTAGAGGCAGAAAAAAGAACAAAGGTTCCAACAGAAAAAGAAATGTTTGTTGATTGTGGTTTTAAATCAAAATCAGAAGCTGAAGAGTTTGGAATTGAAGTAGGCGATAGAGTTTATATGTCTGGTGAGTACTTGGAAATGCCAAATAATTTAGTTGCCGGAAAGGCAATGGACAATAGGGCTGGAGTGACTGTTATTGATATGCTTGCAAATAAAATTAAAGACATAGAACTTATGAATGATGTTTATATTGTTGGGTCTGTACAAGAAGAAGTTGGTTCACGAGGAGCAAAAACAAGTGTATCGATTATTAATCCTGATGTTGCATTTGCTATTGATACAGGAGCATCCCACGATACTACTGGTTGTATAAAAGGTGTTCCAAAATTAGGGAATGGTGTTGCACTTTTAATACAGGATAGAGCTGTTATTACAGACCCTAAATTAGTTGAAATGTTAGTTGAAATTGCTCAAAAAAATAACATACCAGCTTATAAATATATAGCTGAAGGTGGTGGTACAGATGGGGCTGTATTACAATATGGACAAGGTGGCGTTCCTACAATAACATTGAGTATTCCACAAAGATATTTACATTCTCCTATTGGAGTTTGTTCATTAGTTGATATTCAAGCAACTCTTGATTTAATATATGAATTTTTAGTTGCTTTTAATTTTGAAAAATTAAATGAGTTAAAAAAATAG
- the rplV gene encoding 50S ribosomal protein L22, which produces MENQQAKAHVKIQRVSARKARLVADLFRGKDVRVALGILNNTNKKASQLFVKLINSAIANATNNHGMDASKLFVKEVLVNEGPTLKRYQPRSRGRAFSIFKRTSNLSVTLEERE; this is translated from the coding sequence ATGGAAAATCAACAAGCTAAAGCACATGTTAAGATTCAAAGAGTTTCTGCTCGTAAAGCACGTTTAGTAGCTGATTTATTCAGAGGAAAAGATGTTAGAGTAGCACTCGGGATTCTTAATAATACAAACAAAAAAGCTTCACAATTATTTGTTAAATTAATAAATTCAGCAATCGCTAATGCAACAAACAACCATGGAATGGATGCTTCAAAATTATTTGTTAAAGAAGTTTTAGTTAATGAAGGACCAACACTTAAAAGATATCAACCTCGCTCACGTGGAAGAGCATTTTCAATTTTCAAAAGAACATCTAATTTATCAGTAACATTAGAGGAAAGAGAGTAA
- the rpsJ gene encoding 30S ribosomal protein S10: protein MSKLNIKVKSFDHSLVDFAAKRIVELAVKTNTKFSGPVPLPTKREVVTILRSVHVNKKSREQYESRTFQRLIVLLDPSEKTIDQIKRLELPSGVEVQVSQK from the coding sequence ATGAGTAAATTAAATATCAAGGTGAAAAGTTTTGATCACTCACTTGTTGATTTTGCTGCTAAAAGAATCGTTGAATTAGCAGTTAAAACAAATACAAAATTTAGTGGTCCAGTACCTCTTCCAACAAAAAGAGAAGTTGTTACTATCTTGAGATCTGTTCATGTTAACAAAAAATCTCGTGAACAATATGAAAGTAGAACTTTTCAAAGGTTGATTGTTTTATTAGATCCATCTGAAAAAACAATCGATCAAATTAAGAGACTTGAATTACCTTCAGGTGTTGAAGTACAAGTTTCACAAAAATAA
- a CDS encoding TIGR00282 family metallophosphoesterase: MKNKKINILFIGDIFGQPGIDTVKNYLPYLKKKHKIDIVIAQAENVSGRKGFEEKDYIELKNVGVDVFTLGNHVWAKNDILNIIHNNDLVRPANVNHSYPGEGTRLIKINENITLRVTALMGITFNKLMKPWEQESANNFFDTMDTIINFAEKADFHFVDFHAETTSEKYVLGLYLDGKVDAICGTHTHVQTNDAHVLPKGSCYITDVGMTGPKDCAIGANFDEVYRHMRYNEKIPFVPSNNPCQFNAVVIQLSTNRKNKIFPINADL, translated from the coding sequence ATGAAAAACAAAAAAATTAACATATTGTTTATAGGGGACATTTTTGGACAACCAGGAATAGACACTGTAAAAAACTATTTACCTTATTTAAAAAAGAAACATAAAATAGATATTGTTATAGCACAGGCAGAAAATGTTTCGGGCAGAAAAGGTTTTGAAGAAAAAGACTATATTGAACTTAAAAATGTTGGTGTAGATGTTTTTACGCTTGGCAATCATGTTTGGGCAAAAAATGATATTTTGAATATTATTCACAATAATGATTTAGTAAGACCAGCAAATGTCAACCATAGTTATCCAGGCGAGGGCACAAGATTAATAAAAATAAATGAAAATATTACATTAAGAGTGACTGCTTTGATGGGTATTACATTTAATAAATTAATGAAACCATGGGAACAAGAATCAGCAAATAATTTTTTTGATACTATGGACACAATAATAAATTTTGCTGAAAAAGCTGATTTTCATTTTGTTGATTTTCATGCAGAAACAACTAGTGAAAAATATGTACTAGGTCTTTATTTAGACGGTAAAGTTGATGCAATTTGTGGCACCCACACACATGTACAAACCAATGATGCACACGTTTTGCCAAAGGGGTCTTGTTACATAACTGATGTTGGAATGACAGGTCCAAAAGATTGCGCAATAGGAGCAAATTTTGATGAAGTATATAGACATATGAGATACAATGAAAAGATCCCATTTGTCCCTTCAAATAATCCATGTCAATTTAATGCTGTTGTTATACAATTATCTACAAATAGAAAAAATAAAATTTTTCCTATAAATGCTGATTTATAG
- a CDS encoding HU family DNA-binding protein, whose product MTKKEFTKAIAERLEVPVRVADEFFDAFVFVLKEELIAENKVQLSTLGIFETRIRRGRETINPFTMEELSVPEKRIVKFTPSKYLKELVNF is encoded by the coding sequence ATGACAAAAAAAGAATTTACAAAGGCGATAGCTGAAAGACTAGAAGTTCCTGTTAGAGTAGCTGATGAATTTTTCGATGCATTTGTTTTTGTTCTAAAAGAAGAACTAATTGCTGAAAATAAAGTTCAATTATCAACACTTGGTATTTTTGAAACAAGAATTAGAAGAGGAAGAGAAACTATAAACCCTTTTACAATGGAAGAATTATCAGTTCCTGAAAAACGTATTGTTAAGTTTACACCTTCTAAATACTTAAAAGAATTAGTTAATTTCTAA
- the rplW gene encoding 50S ribosomal protein L23, whose product MEITRVIRRPILTEKSNVGLSSNVYTFEVDYTANKYQIKKAVEFIFKVKVVDVNTIKVDKKPKNLGRFHGFTNRYKKAMVKLADGFTIAFYPQEETQDAKKESEKAEEIKATKAKAEAKEAKVAEKLAAKKASKKAASKKEEK is encoded by the coding sequence ATGGAAATTACTCGTGTTATTCGTAGACCAATTCTCACTGAAAAATCAAATGTTGGTTTAAGTTCAAACGTTTATACATTTGAAGTTGACTACACAGCAAACAAATACCAAATTAAAAAAGCTGTTGAATTTATTTTCAAAGTTAAAGTTGTGGATGTTAACACAATTAAAGTTGACAAAAAACCTAAAAATTTAGGTCGTTTCCATGGTTTTACAAATAGATATAAAAAAGCTATGGTTAAGTTAGCAGATGGATTTACAATTGCATTCTATCCACAAGAAGAAACTCAAGATGCTAAAAAAGAATCTGAAAAAGCTGAAGAAATAAAAGCAACAAAAGCTAAAGCAGAAGCTAAAGAAGCTAAAGTTGCTGAAAAATTAGCTGCTAAAAAAGCAAGCAAAAAAGCAGCTAGTAAAAAAGAAGAAAAATAA
- the recU gene encoding Holliday junction resolvase RecU → MHKNRGMLLETIINQTISYYENNNIAFIEKKGLPIKFSKLNAQDNKLYAKDAFIYKKSTVDYTGCYKGRFLAFEAKSTNESFLPKNNIREHQKNYLLKIMQNGGLAFFIIMFTMYDEFYLVMYDKLMKHAGETYTYELIKKIGKNIPLSFPGIVDFLPEINYINYKL, encoded by the coding sequence ATGCACAAAAACAGAGGAATGCTTTTAGAAACAATAATTAATCAAACCATTAGTTATTATGAAAATAATAATATAGCATTTATAGAGAAAAAAGGTTTACCAATAAAGTTTTCTAAACTAAATGCACAAGACAATAAACTATATGCAAAAGATGCTTTTATTTATAAAAAATCAACAGTTGATTACACAGGATGCTATAAAGGTAGATTTCTCGCTTTTGAGGCAAAAAGCACTAATGAAAGCTTTTTGCCAAAAAATAACATTAGAGAACATCAGAAAAACTACTTGTTAAAAATTATGCAGAATGGAGGTTTAGCATTTTTTATTATTATGTTTACTATGTATGATGAATTTTATTTAGTTATGTATGATAAATTAATGAAACATGCTGGAGAAACTTACACATATGAGTTAATAAAAAAAATAGGGAAAAATATTCCCTTATCTTTTCCAGGCATAGTTGATTTTTTGCCTGAAATTAATTATATTAACTATAAGCTTTAA
- the recA gene encoding recombinase RecA yields MKNKEIQNNQNDLIKNTLNEITRKFGQEAIMLFTQDKINEKIETFSSGSYLLNDALGIGGYPKGRIVEIFGPESSGKTTLCLHAIAEVQKAGGIAAFIDAEHAIDPSYARNLGVDLNTLILSQPDSGEQAMEIVDILAKSGAIDLIVVDSVAALVPTAELEGDMKDMHVGVQARLMSKAMRKITGSLNKNKTTIIFVNQIREKIGVMFGNPETTTGGRALKFYSSIRLEVRKSTSITEGKDITGNEIKIKVVKNKLSAPYKSFTTQILFSKGIDSTNELIDLATEKGIFEKKGAWYAYDGKNIAQGKKSLKDFLNSNIEFKGEIEQKVL; encoded by the coding sequence ATGAAAAATAAAGAAATTCAAAATAATCAAAATGATCTAATTAAAAACACATTAAATGAAATTACTAGAAAATTTGGTCAAGAAGCCATAATGTTATTTACACAAGATAAAATAAATGAAAAAATAGAGACTTTTTCATCTGGCTCCTATCTTCTTAATGATGCGCTTGGAATAGGAGGTTATCCTAAAGGCAGAATAGTTGAAATTTTTGGTCCGGAAAGTAGTGGAAAAACAACACTTTGCTTGCATGCTATTGCAGAGGTACAAAAAGCAGGAGGAATAGCTGCTTTTATTGATGCAGAGCATGCAATTGATCCTTCATATGCTAGAAACTTAGGTGTTGATTTAAATACATTAATTTTAAGTCAACCAGATAGTGGTGAACAAGCTATGGAAATTGTTGATATTTTAGCTAAATCAGGTGCAATTGACTTGATTGTTGTAGACAGTGTCGCTGCACTAGTTCCAACTGCTGAATTAGAAGGCGACATGAAAGACATGCACGTTGGAGTACAGGCAAGATTAATGTCTAAAGCTATGAGAAAAATAACTGGTAGTTTAAATAAAAATAAGACAACTATTATATTTGTTAACCAAATAAGAGAAAAAATTGGGGTAATGTTTGGAAATCCCGAAACAACAACTGGTGGAAGAGCATTAAAATTTTATTCATCTATAAGATTAGAAGTTAGAAAATCTACCTCAATAACAGAAGGCAAAGATATTACGGGAAATGAAATTAAAATAAAAGTAGTTAAAAATAAACTTTCTGCGCCTTATAAGAGTTTTACAACGCAAATTTTATTTTCAAAAGGTATAGATTCAACAAATGAACTAATTGATCTAGCTACAGAAAAGGGGATTTTTGAAAAGAAAGGTGCATGATATGCATATGATGGCAAAAATATTGCCCAAGGAAAGAAATCACTTAAAGACTTTCTTAATTCGAATATAGAATTTAAAGGAGAAATTGAACAAAAAGTACTATAA
- the rpmC gene encoding 50S ribosomal protein L29 — MLYKDIKVKSLDELNKLVKDLEAELWSLNFKKSTVGIDQSHKISVIRKDIAKCKTEINARVKGAK, encoded by the coding sequence ATGCTTTACAAAGATATAAAAGTTAAATCACTTGATGAACTTAATAAGTTAGTTAAAGACTTAGAAGCTGAATTATGATCTTTAAACTTTAAAAAATCAACTGTTGGTATTGACCAAAGCCACAAAATTAGTGTGATAAGAAAAGATATTGCTAAGTGTAAGACCGAAATTAACGCAAGAGTAAAAGGAGCAAAATAA